A segment of the Saccopteryx leptura isolate mSacLep1 chromosome 11, mSacLep1_pri_phased_curated, whole genome shotgun sequence genome:
CTCTGTTCCCTTAGTGTGCGCCCGTGTTTCCGTCCAGGCAAAGACAAAAGGCTTCCACACCACCATCGACATCGGGGTGAAGTACGCAGAGAAACAGACTCGACGTTTCGATGAAGGAAAGTTAAAAGCTGGCCAGAGCGTCATCGGTCTGCAGGTAAGTGGCGTGGTATCGCCTACCTGTTCTTCAGATGTCATGAGTCATCAGCGAGGGACAGAGAGACCGTAATGTAGGCGTTGGGGTGGATgtgtggtttatatatatatgtgtgtgtgtgtccctttaAAGCCCATGAGATGACGGTGACAGTTTAGAAGAGAGCTCCAGCCTGCCCTGACCTCACAGTTGATTCTACAGGAAATAGTTTTTCCCCTTTACTTACagtgtcttatttttaaagaaaatgtaaacttTTAAATCCCTAAATAAACATCCATCGTGGACCAAATGGGGCCATGTGGCGAAACCTTAACGCAAATTCGTTCACACCAGGAGATCTGCACAATAGCCAAGCGCCTCCGGTCTGTGCCGGTTAAATTCCCGAGAAGTACCTGGTTCAGgtattttctttcccttcacGCCGGTCCCCTGGTGAGACAAACGCCACGTGGCTGAATGCCCGACAGGCTGCGGGCTGGCCTCCCGGCCCATTCGGTACAGCGTCCCGTCTCCGGGTGGACGGAGTCTGTGTGAGGCGGGCTGACTTCCACACAGTGCACACTCTGTGTCCGTGGTGAGACGGCGGAGACTTCAGCTGGTTAAATTAAGACAACtcgataaaaataaataaataactggtgATAATGATAGACAAAAGTCAAAAGATTAAGGAAAGCAGATCAGGTGACAAAATCCTGCGGTCAGTTCATCACAGTTCTAGTTCAGAGCGGGCCGTGTGCATTTTGGTGTGTGTGCGTCTGTAGGCGTGCGCTGACATGCAGGGTGACGCCAGGAAGACACACTCATGTGCTCACAGCAAGGatctggaggggagggaggggcacagtccagccacccccttcctctccgctTATGCAGAGGTGGGTAAAAGTAAGGTCACAGTAACACAGGGTTTATTCCTGTGTTACTATTTATTATCAGTTACTGTATTCGAAAGTGGATACAACTGTACACCTTTCACCACAGCCTGTTGACGTTTTCTCCGAATCTGTTTCCTGGGATTGGGAGTTTCATTTTCAGCaatttttccttccctcctatcatttttaaggagaaaagagaCCAAGACACTCCCCACTCCTGTAGCGCAGGGCAGGGCCAGCTGACTGGCTGGTCTGGGAGCCGTGTCAGCCTCGGGGTTGGGGAGGGAAGTTCGTTATTGCTCCCGGACTCTGTCCAGGGGGACGTGAGGGTGGGTGGCCAAGCAGGATGTGGTTCTGTCCCCCGTGAAAACGAGCAGTTCTGATGAAACAGACAGCAGCCCTTGTTGCGCTTCAGAGAACACAGCTGGCCCGGGAACCAGGTCTTAGGCAAAACATACCCAGGCTAGAGAGCACAGCGCCCTGCCCAAGACAGCGTCTGTCCCTGTAAATCACAGACGCGGGTCTTCCTGTCGTTTGGTTGCCTGTGCTGTGGTGGAGGGGGGCGAGGTAGCAGAGGAACTTAAGTTACACGCAGCTCGGCGCCTGCGACAGCTtctcctgtctgtccgtccctttctctgtgcctgtttctctGTGCGGGGAAGGGTGAGGCTTTTTATCACCGGGGACTtcgtttgaaattatttttaacaccAGCGCCTTGTGAACTTCATGAAAGGACGGGGGAGACTGTGTGCCTCGTCAGCCTCGGACAGGAAGGGACTTGTCCACCTGTCTGGTTAGAGAACAAAGTTTGGTCCATGTCGTAACCGGTGTTGACGTCGTctggtaattatttttttttttaacttaaaagatGGGAACCAACAAGTGCGCCAGCCAGGCGGGGATGACAGCCTACGGGACCCGGCGGCACCTGTACGACCCCAAGATGCAGACGGACAAGCCCTTTGACCAGACCACGATTAGTCTGCAGATGGGCACCAACAAAGGGGCCAGCCAGGTGAGCGGCGCCTTCGTCCGGCAGCCCCGCCTGCCGCGTTCCCGGGCACGCGGCTCCGAGCGGCTGCCCTTCCCCTCGGGTCTGTGGACAGTGAGCTCCTTCCAGGAAGGAGGTTCTGCGGAGGCAGCAAAAGCAGGAAGTGTGGGGACCCTTTCTGCGGCCACGCGGGGGCGGTGCGGCTCACGGCCCCCACTGGCTGTCAGAACAGCCGGCCTTCCTGCCTCGCCAGAGGAGAAACCTTATTCTGTTCTGGTTCCAGAGCCAAGCAAGCTGCCCATTCTAATGCTGCTTctggcttttgtttttaaaggagcCCTTCACTTACTTGGCAGGTGCCATGATCTGATGGGTCTGTTTAGCTAGATTGCGGTTAGATGCGTGGATGTGAGCACAGCAGACGGAACGCCCGTGTTCTGTCTCCTCACGAGAGGGAAGTGTCCTTGCTCGTGACAGCCACCAGCCCCTCCCGGAGGTCCCCCCGAGCCCTGGGGAGCAAGAGGTCTCCTATCCGGCCAGAGTAGGTTTGAGGTCTGAGGACGTCCTTCCTTACTGACCCAACAGGAGCTTTGGTGTCATCCACCCTTTTATGGGACAAGTCCTCTGTGGCCGGCTCTCCCGTGTCCCAAAGCCTTGTTGAAAAACTCAGGTCCTTAAGACGACTCAGCATCACCTTCCTTGAATATATTTACGAACCGTCAACACTGGTGACCCAGCTTGTGCGTGTGGTCCTAACGGGCACCTGTGCGTAACCTCCGGGCGGGCACGAAGCTGGGTTTTCACATCTCGCTGCTTCTTTCCGAAACCCAGAGCAGGTGGTATTGTCTCCGTTTTGCCCGTGAGAGACCTAACACTGAACGGGGGGCTTGTTGGAGGCGCGCGGCCGTCTCAAAGCAGAGACAGAGGGCAGGGTGGCCACCTCCAGGCGCACTGAGCGCTGCTTCGTAGGAGAGGTCCGCCCGGCGGGGCGTTTTAGGAAGTTGGTGCATTACTGTTCATGCTGGGCACACCCGCACCGCCGACACAGTGCCCACAGGGTGGGGATTTCCACTGCTGCTCTAACCCTTTCCAAACCGCGCTTGCTTGGTTCCAGGCGGGGATGTTGGCGCCGGGCACCAGGAGGGACATCTACGACCAGAAGCTCACCCTCCAGCCGGTGGACAACTCGACCATCTCCCTCCAGATGGGCACCAACAAAGTGGCGTCCCAGAAGGGCATGAGCGTGTACGGGCTCGGGCGGCAGGTGTACGACCCCAAGTACTGCGCCGCCCCCACCGAGCCTGTCATCCACAACGGCAGCCAGGGGACGGGGACGAACGGGTCGGAGATCAGCGACAGCGACTACCAGGCGGAGTACCCGGACGAGTACCAGGGCGAGTACCGGGACGACTACCCCCGCGAGTACCCGTACGGCGACCAGGGCATCGATTACTAGCCGGCGGCGAGGCGCGCCCGGGGCCGCGGCCAGCCTGCCGGGTGTCCCCAGTGAGAGAACCGCGCTAGCCTTGAGTCATTTGTATCTTGTCTTCCTAAAACACTATTATGCTTGtcgtaccttaaaaaaaaaaaaaagcaggcctgCCTTACGTacattccttttccctctccgCCTCCCCCCTACCTAGTTGCCTTTCCGTGCTGGGACGGTCCGGCCCTCCGGCACAGCCAGTAACCCGCATATGAAGTAAGAAGGGGACACTGTGACACCGGGGTCCTCCCGTACAGCCAAGACTTTTCCGACAGACCTGTGTTTTTACCCTCTTTCTACTGAAACCGGTGTTTTCAAACAATAGGAAGCTcttcgccccccacccccaccccgtcccccacAGTCTAGGGCCGGTTTCTGCGGGGAAGACTCAAACTCGAGCTTATAGCGAAAGGGGGCGTCTGCCGCCTAAATTGGAgatgcagcatttttttttttttttttagaaattgacaTATCGATGTTCCTACAGTATtgtttgctaatttttaaataaagtcctGATCCGTGTGCATCCGTGATGATAACGTGTACTCATTCTCGCACCTGAGCTGACGAGACCTTCTccacgggggggtgggggggtgggggggtggggcgggggtctCTCGACCGAGGAGCGTGTACAAGTCAGCCCGCCAGCGAGCGGGTCCAGGCGGTGCCTGTGCCCTTCCTGTTTGTGCCAATGTATCCGTGTAGACGTGCTCTGTTTGCAACTGTATTTATTGCTGCATTTCTCAGCATAAACTTAATCCCgttgtattttttataaataaatatttttttggaacCTTCCTACGAGCCACCAGCTGGTTATTTTGAGGAAGTCCTCTTCCCCCGGGGCTGTGAGCAAAGACAGGTCCGGTCACATGTAGGGCGCTCGGTGCCGGAGGCGGGGGCCGAGCAGGACGAGGGGTCCAGGCTGCGGCTGGACCCTTGCTTATGCTGCTGTCACTCAGCGGCCCCCGACTCACCTTACACCCAGCTTCGGATAACCTTAAAATCACCTTCAGGAACCCTGGTGGGGATGGCGGTGGGATTTTATATTCATGTTCTGGGGTGAATACACGTCactaagaaacacacacacacacacacacacacacacacacacggtggagTCGAGAGGACAGAGTGCATGGACGCTGAGCttgtcccctcccacaaccacatccaCATCCCTGCCACGTGCGTCTCTGGGAACCACGGGGAGAGGAGCTGCACAGAACGCCTACGACTCGGGGTAGGAGGTGGCCGTGGGGAGactgatggggggcggggggcagacaGGTGGGTCCCACACTAATATGTGACCGTTAAGAATTGGGAGGCACGTCCGGCTGcagaggagcaaggggtcccagagACACACCTGGCTCCCCAGAATGGGACACCAGTGCCGGGAAGAggagctcccccccccacccagcaGCATGTGTCAAAACCAGCGAGATTATGTCCCAGAGAACCAGGCCCGGCACAGGGGCAGTGGCATGGGGTAGGAACCAAAATGACTGACTTGCAGGAGAGAGCTGGGGACTAGGTCTGGGGGCACACCATGGTGCCCTGGCTGAGCTCTCCCCCCAGCTGGCCCAGCGCAGGCGGGCACCATATCTGTGTTCTCCATGAACCTGGCTACCCCCATTTGCTCTAACCTGCTGATtcccctgagaccccaccccaacCAACTGGTGCGCCCAGCCCAAGCCTCTTCCAGAAGGTCCGCCCAAGCAGCTGGCCTCAGCTCGTGCTGCAGACCGCCCCAGAGGACCACAGACACCACACGGCGGGCAGTATAGCTCCCGTCCAGCAGTCCCGAGCCCAGTGTAAGAGGTGACTGGCCTCCGCCCACAGCAGAGCCCCTCCCAGGATGCTAGACCCAACCCACCCGGAGGCCGGTTTCAGAGCACCACATCCCCACCCAACCAGCTCCGCCACCGAGGGAGACCCGGAGGCCTCCTACAGTAGCTTCCACTCCGGGAGGGTGAGGCCCCCAACAATGGCCCATCCACTGTAGCTGCAGCCGACAATCACA
Coding sequences within it:
- the CNN3 gene encoding calponin-3, which codes for MTHFNKGPSYGLSAEVKNKIASKYDHQAEEDLRNWIEEVTGMSIGTNFQLGLKDGIILCELINKLQPGSVKKVNESSLNWPQLENIGNFIKAIQAYGMKPHDIFEANDLFENGNMTQVQTTLVALAGLAKTKGFHTTIDIGVKYAEKQTRRFDEGKLKAGQSVIGLQMGTNKCASQAGMTAYGTRRHLYDPKMQTDKPFDQTTISLQMGTNKGASQAGMLAPGTRRDIYDQKLTLQPVDNSTISLQMGTNKVASQKGMSVYGLGRQVYDPKYCAAPTEPVIHNGSQGTGTNGSEISDSDYQAEYPDEYQGEYRDDYPREYPYGDQGIDY